The Streptomyces sp. NBC_00224 genome contains the following window.
CGACGTCGTGGTCGTCGGAGAGCAGCAGCCCGAGGAAGCCCAGGTCGTCGATGGACGCGGCGCTCCCCGCGCCGTCGAGCGCGATCACCGCGTCGAAGCAGCGCAGCGCCTCCTGGTACACCTGGGCCACCGAGGCGAGCGAGGCGGCGGGGCCCGCCGAGGCCACCGTGACCGGCTCGGCGAGCAGCGGCGACAGCTCGCCGGACACCGCACGGGCGACGGCCGAGGCGTCGGTGCCGGGCAGCAGCAGCACGATGTCGCCCTCGTGCACCTTCATCAGACCGGAGCTGCGGTAGGCGTACGACGAGGACCACACCACCGCCTTGCCGTGCTCCCCGCCCTCCGGCCGGGCCACCACCACGACGTGCGGCGCGTCCGAGTCCATGCCCAACTGGTGGGCCTGGCGGGCGAGCTGGCCCGGTGACTGGGTCGCGGCGGTGAGCAGCCCGTCGAAGAACTCGTCGCGCAGCGGCCCCTCGGCCACGGCCGTGCTGCGCCGCATCACCAGCTGCAGCGCCGCCGTCTGCCCCACCGAGCCGAGGAAGGCCCGCTCGTCCCCGGTGAGCGGCCGGTCGGTCCGCAGCAGTACCAGGCCGCGCTCCTCGCCCGCGCCGACGGGGGCCGCCCAGACGTTCTCGGCGAGCTGCACCGGGCCGCCCGCCGCGTGCGCCTCAAGGGCGGCCTCGCGCGTCCGCGCCTCGTCGAGCCCGGGGGGCTCCCCCGCGCAGGCGAGGGTGTGCCCGCAGCCGTCGCTCACCACGAGCCCGGCGTCCAGGGTCGTGGCGGCGGACTTCGCGAGCTCGTGCAGATCGCCGCCGCCCAGCACCAGGCCGACCAGCGCGGCCAGCGCCCCGGACAGCTGCCGGGTGCGCACGATGGTGGCCTGCGCGCGGACGCCCGCCGCCTCCAGCTCGGCGATCTCCTTCCGGGAGCGGTCCAGGAGCCGGGCCTTCTCCAGGGCGACCGCGGCGAAGTCCGCCAGGTACCGCATGAAGCTGATCTCGTCGGGCGTGAAGTGCCGTACGACCCGGTCCGCCCCGTACAACGCGCCTATGGGCACGCCGCTCTGGCGGATCGGCACCACCATGATGGCGTGCAGCCCCTCGGCCCGTACGACCGCGTCGAGCTGTTCGCCGTGCGGGATGCGGTCGTCGTTGAGGTAGTCCGCGGTCCAGTAGGGCGCGCCCGTCTCGCGCGCCATCTCACCCAGGCCCCGGCTCTCCTCGACCTCAAGCCCCACGTTGAGCGAGGTGGTGTCGCCGTCCGAACTGTGTACGTATGAGCCGCCGCCGGGCCTGCGCAGGCTGATGTAGGCCATGTCGAACCCGAGCAGCCTTCGAGCGCGGCTCGTGATGACCTTGAGCAACGTGTCGGGGTCATAGGGAATCGTCATGTCGTGGACGGTGTTGACCAAGTCGGCCATGACCGCTTCCCGCTGCCGGCGCTGATGACTGGAGGCCTGGATTTTCAGGGCGAGACGAGTCGCCCTTTCCAGTTCCTCCAGCGGCAGCCGGGGCAGGTTTTCGCGGCGGGCGCGGTCCAGCAACTCCTGAAAGTGCCCGGGGGGTGAATCCAGTGCGAGCAGTTCCAGAACGGCCAGCGCCGGGGCATCCTCTAATGCCTTGTCATCCACCATGCCGCCGCCCCCCATAGGCTCGAAACAGGGCGCAAGCCCTCATCGAACTTACGTTCCTCCGTAAGGTGGGTCAAGTTGCTGACCAGCGGACGGCACCGCCCCGAGCGGAGCCCGATGCTGCACGAATTGGGGGCGGGATGACCGAAATCAAGAACTACCTGCGATCGCTGGAGCGAAGCCGTGCGGCGCTGCTACGGGAGGACCGGCCGCGCACCTTCGCGCTCGCCGGACGCGAGTGGGATCTGCTGGACGGCGTGTTCGCGCCGCCGTTCTCCGCGTCGACCGGGGCGGCCATGGAGCTGCTCGGGCTGACCGGCCCGGAGCGGGCGCCCTGGCACGGCTCCCTGCTGGAGGTGGGCAGCGGGACCGGGGTGATCGCCGTCTGTGCCGCGCTGGCGGGCGGCGACCGGGTGACGGCCCTGGACATCAACGAACAGGCCGTGCGCAACACGGAGATGAACGCCCACCGGCACGGCGTCGCGGACCGGCTGACCGCCGTGCACAGCGACCTGTTCGACGCGCTCGGGGCCGACGAGCGCTACGACACCGTCTACTGGCACTCCAACTTCGTGCTCGCCCCGCCCACGTACCGCCACGAGACGGTCCACGAGCAGGCCTATGTGGACCCGGGCTACCGTGCCCACCGTCGCTATCTCGCCGAGGCCCCGGCCTTCGCGGCCGACGGGGGAAGGGTGCTGCTGCACTTCAGCGATCGCGGGGACATCGACGCCCTGCACGAGATCGCCGCCGAGTGCGACCGCTCTCTCCGTGTGCTGGGCAGCCGCCGCATCGGTGAGGGCGAGGAGACGGTCGAGCACATTCTCTACGAAATAACAGTGCCATGAAGGAAGTTGTACGAACGCTGCTAGTCGACAACTACGACTCGTTTACCTTCAACCTTTACCACTCGCTCGCCCGGGCGGGCGGGGCGGAGCCGGTGGTAATCCGCAATGACGATCCGGCGTGGGATTCGGCGCGGCTCTCGGAATTCGACAATGTCGTGCTTTCCCCGGGGCCCGGACACCCCGGGCGCGCGGCAGACTTCGGAATGTGCCGGGACATCGTCGAACGCGCGCAGATTCCGCTTCTCGGGATCTGCCTCGGCCACCAGGGAGCGGCGCTGCTGCACGGCGCCACGGTGGGCCGCGCCCCCGAGCCGCGCCACGGACGCACCTCTCCCGTACGGCACACGGGAGAGGACCTGTTCAGGGGTATCCCCTCGCCCTTCGACGCGGTGCGCTACCACTCGCTGGCCGTGACCGGCCTCCCGGACGAGATGGAGGCGGTGGCCTGGACGGCGGACGGCGTCCTGATGGGCCACCGCCACCGGAGCCGGCCGCTGTGGGGGCTCCAGTTCCACCCCGAGTCGATCCTGACCGAGTACGGCGATGAACTCCTCTGGAATTTCACGGAGTTGACGAGGGAGTGGCACCGCGCACGGGGTACGGCAACGGTCCGCGGCGCCCTGCCGCGTACCGCGCAAACCACGAGTGCGGCGGAGCCGGACGAGGCCGCGCCGCGCAAACTGCGCGTCCTGGAAGAGCGGCTGCACACCCGCTGGAGCGACGAGGCCGCCTTCCACCGGGTGTTCGGCCGCAGCACCAACGCCTTCTGGCTGGACAGCAGCCGGCCCGACGCCGACGCGGGCCGCTTCTCCGTCCTGGGCGACGCGGCGGGCCCGCTGGCACGGGTGGCGCGGGCCGACGCGCACGGCGGCACCGTCACGATGGAGTGCGCGGCGGGACGGCGGACCGTGACCGCCGACTTCCTCGACTGGCTGGATCGGGACCTGAAGGGCATCCACGCCGAACTACCCGACGTGCCCTTCGACTTCACGCTGGGCTGGGTCGGCTATCTCGGCTACGAGCTGAAGGCGCAGTGCGGCGGCGAGGCCGTCCACCGCGCCGAGGACCCCGACGCCGCCCTGGTCTTCGCCGACCGCGCGGTGGTCCTCGACCACCTCACCGGCCTCACCCACCTCCTCGCGCTCGCGGAGGACGGGGACGAGGACGCGGCCCACGCCTGGCTGCGCGCCACGGCGCGGGCGCTGGAGTCGGTGGCGGGCGAGGAACTGGCCGAGCCCGCCGCCCCGGCCGCGGGCTCCACCATCCGGCTGCGGCACGACCGGGACGCCTATCTGCGCCTCATCGACGCCTGCCAGGAGGAGATCGCCGCGGGCGAGACCTACGAGGTCTGTCTGACGAACCAGGCCGAGGCCGCGTTCGACGGCGACCCGTGGGAGGCGTACCGGCTGCTGCGCCGCGTCAGCCCGGCCCCGTACGGCGCGCTGCTGCGGTTCGGGCGGCTCGCAGTGCTCAGCACCTCGCCCGAGCGGTTCCTGCGGGTGGACGCGGACGGCACGGCGACCTCCAAGCCCATCAAGGGCACCCGGCCGCGCGGGGCGACGCCCGAGCAGGACGCGGAGATCGTCGCGCAGCTGCGCTCGGACGAGAAGGACCGGGCGGAGAACCTGATGATCGTGGACCTGGTCCGCAACGACCTCGGCCGCAACGCCGAGATCGGCACGGTCGAGGTGCCGCGCCTCTTCGACGTCGAGACGTACGCCACCGTCCACCAGCTGGTGAGCACGGTACGGGCCCGGCTGCGCCCGGACCGCAGCGCCGTGGACTGTGTGCGCGCCGCGTTCCCGGCGGGCTCGATGACCGGCGCCCCCAAGATCCGGACCATGCGCCTGATCGACGGCCTGGAGGCGGGGCCCCGGGGTGTCTACTCCGGGGCCATCGGCTACTTCTCGCTCTCCGGCGCCGCCGATCTGAGCGTGGCGATCCGTACGGCGGTGATCACCCCTGGCCGGGTCCGCTACGGGGTCGGCGGGGCGATCGTCGCACTGTCCGACGCGGAGGCCGAGTTCGAGGAGACGGCGGTCAAGTCGGCCCCGCTGCTCGCCCTGACCGGCGCCGCCTTCCCCGGCCGGCGGCCTTAGGTCCCGGACACGGCCGCGTCCCGTACCTCCGGTGCCGGGAGGGCGGCGAGGCTCGCCGCGATCTCGTCGGCGCGGCGGGTGAAGGCGGCGACGGCGCTGACGAAGTAGTAGGCGCCGCGCGTCAGTTCGCCGAGCACGAAGAGGTGCTCGGCGGCCTCGCCGGACGGGTCGAGGGCCCGGCCGGTCTCCTCGTCGACCCGGATGCCGCCGTGCGGGTGGTCGGCGAGGACACCGGAGGTACGGGCCAGCCCCAGGAGCCCGCCGGCGGAGGGCGGTTCGGGGCGGTAGACCGAGGTGACCGCGTTGACCACCAGATCGGCGCGGTCCTCCTCGCCGCCCTCGTACCGCACCAGGAAGCCGTCGCCGTCCCGCTCGACCGACGCGACCCCGGCGCGCACCCGCAGCCGCTTCTCGTCGCACAGCTCGACCAGCTTTTCGGCGGTGGTCTGCGGGATGGGCGAGGCGAAGCTCCACAGCCGGGAGTGCAGGGTGCGCAGCACCTGCTGCTTGTCGCTCTCGTGCAGCGCCAGCCACAGGTCCTGGCCGATGTCGATGACCGCGCGCTGGAGCAGCTGGGTGCCGATGTCGGCCGAGAGGGCGTCGTCGAGCTGGCGGCGCAGCCGCTCCTCGGCGGGGGCCGGGTCCATGAGGTCGGCGGTGATCGCGTCGAAGTCGCCGCCCGCCGCCTCGACTTCCTCCCGCGCCAGCGCCACGATGTCCGCGAGCCGCAGCGGCCTGGGCAGCGCCGCGAGCCGCTCGGCGGTCAGCACGGCCGGCCGTACGGGCGCGGCCTTGCGGCGTACCGAGGGCAGCAGCCCGGACCGGGAGGCCAGGGTGACCCGCCCCTGGTGGCCGAAGGCGCGCAGGGCCATCAGCACATCGGTGGCGATCATGCCGGAGCCGATGACGGCGATCTCGGCGTCCTGCGGGACCTCGGCCAGCGCGTCCCGCAGGGGGTACGGGTCGTCGATGTAGCCGGGGGTGCCGCGAAGCCCGTACGCGTCGTCGTCGGCGCGGCCGCCGACGCACAGCACCGCGTGGTCCACCCGCACGCTTCCGCTCGCGTGACGGATGACGACGCCGTCCCCGTCCCGCTCGATGCCGGTGGCCGTCTCCTCGACCGACCGCACGCTCCACCCGGCCGCGCGCAGCCTGTCAAGCGCCTCCTCGACGCCGTCCTCCAGGTAGTCCCCGTAGACCGGCCGGGACAGGAAGCGGTGCACACCGCGCTCGTCCGGGTGCACGGCCAGACCCCTGGCCTCGGCCCATCGCACGCCGTGCTCCGGGTCGTTGAGGTACAGGGACATGCCGATCATCGGCCCGTTGGCGAGGACGGCCTCGGTGTCGCGCTGGTAGGCGCGGCCGCGCCAGCGGCCCTCGGGCCGGTCGACGAGGACCAGCTCGCCCGGCCCGGTGAACTGCTCGGCCCGGGCGGCGAGCGCGGCCACCAGCGTCGCCCCCACGGTTCCGCATCCGATCACGCCGATGCTGGGCATGTGGTGGTCCTTTCCTGAAGCGTGGTCACGGGTTCAGCGGGCGTCGGCCGGAGCCGGGGGGATGTTGTGGTAGCCGCGGAACAGGTTCCCGGGGTCGTACACGGCCTTCAGCGCGGCAAGCCGCTCGTAGTCCGCCTCGTCGTAGCAGGCCCTCAGCTGCTCGGCCGTGACGGGCCCGCCGAGCAGGAAGTTCGGCGCGACACCGAGGACCCGGTCGCCGAAGAGGGCGTAGACCCGCTCGTGCCCGGCCCGCTCGGCGGCGGCCGCGGCATCCCCCGCCCCGGGGGCGATGCGGCTCAGTACCCGCACCATGAAGCGGGCGTCGCGGTGGCCGACCGACGAGGGCACGGCGGGGCGGCGGGCGAGGGCGCCGCCCATGTGGTTGATCTGGACGACGCAGTTCATGCCGGAGCCCGGCCCGGTCAGCTCCAGGATCCGCCCGGCCGTCGCCACGTCGAGTTCGTCCACCAGGATGTTGGTGCCGTAGTACGCCATCGGCGTCGGCGGGTCGCGGTAGATGGAGTCCGAGTCGGTGTACGGCATCTCCGTGAGCGTGTCGAGCACGCACGGGCCGATGGAGCGCAGCGGCGCGACCGCCGCCGCGCCGTCGGACGCGCTGCCGGTGTGGGCGATCCGGATGTGCGCGGTGTACTGGCCGCGTACGGGCACGGGCACCGCGGGCTTGTCCGGGAAGGGCACCAGACCGATCGAGGAGGTCATCTCCTCGCCCTGGGTCTGCGTCCACTCCAGCCAGGTGCGCAGGGCGTCGGGCACGTACTGCTCGGCGAAGTACAGTCCGCCGCCGTAGATCCGGGGCTGGCGGACCAGCTCCAGGTCCAGCGAGGTGACCACACCGAAGTTGCCCCCGGCCCCGCGCAGCGCCCAGAACAGGTCCGGGTCGCTTTCCGAGGTGACGTGCCGCAGCTCGCCGTCGGCGGTGACGATCTCGGCCGCGGTGATCCGGTCGGCGGCGAAGCCGTAGGTGCGGGCCAGCAGACCGATGCCGCCCTCGACGGTGTAGCCAACCGCGCCGACGCCGAGCGTGCTGCCGGACAGCGGCGCGAGCCCGTGCAGCGCCGCCTCCCGGATCACGTCGCCCCAGGGGGTCCCGGCCCGGACCCGGGCGATGCCGCTGCCCGGGTCGACCTGGACGCCGCGCATCCGCGCGGTGGTCACCAGGACGCCGCCGCTGCGGTCGCCGGGCAGGCCATGGCCGGTGGACTGCACCACGAGGGGCAGCCCGCGCCCGGCGGCCAGCCGGACGGCGGCGCGGACGTCGTCCGGCCCCGTCGCGCCGACCACGACGTCCGGCCGCTGGCCGAACCCGAGCTGATAGGCGGCGACTTCGTCGTCGTAACCCGCCGACTCCTGGCCGAGGACCGGCCCTTCGCTCGCGATGTCCGCGGGCACGCTCACTGGACAGCCTCTCTACACATAGATCGTGCCGCGGGCGAGGACCGCACCGTGACCGCCGACGTGCACCGCGCCGACCCGGTCGCCCTCACCCTCGGCGTTCGCGTACATGGGGGACGGGCGGCCCATCTCGACGCCCTGGAGGACCTCCAGGTCCTGGCCGTAGGCGGCGAGGCCGTGGCGCGCCAGGTGGATCGCCATCGGCCCGGCCGCCGAGCCTGTCGCCGCGTCCTCGACGACGCCGTACGCCGGGGAGAACATCCGGGACCGCCAGTGCGTGCCGGAGCCCGCGAAGCAGTAGGCCGACATGTCGGGGAAGGCGCGCAGCGCGTTGTGGTCCGGGGTCAGGGCGGAGAGCGCCTCGACGCTCTCCAGGCCGACCAGGACGTGCCGGGGCCCGTTCCGATAGGCCTCGACGGGCGTGATCGACGCGTCCAGGCCGAGCGCCGCGAGCAGTTCCTCCGCGTGCTCGTACGGCTCCCAGACAGGGGTGGGCTGGCGCATCCGTACGGAGGTGGCGTCGTCGTCGTGGACCAGCTCGAAGGGGATGGCGCCCATGGCCGTCTCCAGGAGCAGCCGCTCCGCCTTGCGCGGGCGCCCGATGGCGACCGCCGTGCCCAGGATCGGATGCCCGGCGAACGGCAGCTCGTTGACCGGCGTGAAGATCCGGATGCGCGCGTCGCCGCCCTGCTCGGCCGGGAGCACGAAGGTGCACTCGGAGAGGTTCATCTCCTTGGCGATCCGCTGCATCACCTCGGCCGGAAGGTCCCCGGCATCGAAGAACACGGCCACCGGATTGCCTTCGAGCGGGGTACGCGAGAAGGCGTCCACCACCGTGTACTCGTGCATCAGGTGGGGATTCCTTCGCGCTTCACCGACGGGACCGGGATTCCCAGCGCGCGCAGCTGCTGGTTCGGGTTCATGAACTCCCGCTCCAACTTGATCTTTCCGTTCTCGAACTCGAAGGAATGCAGGAAGTGGTTGCGGTAGTACCCCTCCGGGTAACCCGGGAAAAGGATCTTTCCTTCGCCGTCGCACTCCACCCAGAACCGGTTCGGGTCCTGCGTCTCGAAGATCTCGACATTGGTCCACACCCAGTCCGGGAAGCACTTCAGCGACCACACGGCGTGCTCGCCGAGGGTGTCGCGGCCGCGGATGGCGATGGGCTCGCCGGTGTCGGTGGTCCACAGGCCGCCGACGCCGTCCTCGGTGAACAGCAGATGGCGCTTCAGCCGGTCCTCACCGCGGCAGTTCATGTACTGCTCGACGATGGCGCGGTTGTTCCTGCGGAGCTCCGCGTCGTCCTGGAACGCCTGCGGCTGGCTGGTCTCCGACATCGCTCGTCCTCCAAAGTGCTGCGTCTGCGTGTACGTGCCGGTGGCCCGGGGTCCTGTCTGCTGCGACCCTGTTCCGGGGCCCGTCGCACTCGCAACCGAGTACCGGGGACTTTGGCAAGTACCGGCGAGAGAGCACGCGGACCTGACGGAGTCCGCCCGCGCGGCCCCGCTCGGCGCCGCTCCGGTCTCAGCGCGCCTGGGGCAGTCGGGCGCGGGCGTGGGAGATGAGCGCGGCCCCGGCGGGGCTGGTCGGGCCGTCGGTGCGCCAGGCGAGGGCGAGGCTGCCGTGGATGCTCGGCCGGTCGATCTCGACGAGGTCGACCTCCGTCTCGTTGGCGCGGGCCAGCGAGGCCGGGATGATGGCCACGCCGAGGCCCCGCCCGGCGAGTTGGGCCAGTACGTGCGGGTCGGCGGCCTCGAAGGCGATGTGCGGCCGGAACCCCGCCCCGGCGCACGCCGCCTCGACGACGCTGCGCAGCCCGGTCCCCTGGGTGAGGCAGATCAGGGCGCGGTCGGCGAGCTCGGTGAGACCGACGCGCTCCCGGCCGGCCAGCGGGTCCTGGTGGCCGACGGCCGCGACCAGCGGCTCGTTGACGATGTCGTAGAGCGTGATGCCGGGCGGGCGGGTGCCGGTGCGGCCGATCACCGCGAGGTCGATGCGGCCCGCGTGCAGGGCCTCCACCAGGTGCTCGGAGCTGTCCTCGGTCAGCCCTATCTCCACCCCCGAGTGCGCCTCGTGGAACGAGGCGAGGAGTCCCGGCAGATCGATGGTCTTGCCCATGGAGATGACGGTGCCGATGGTGACCCGTCCCCGTACCAGGCCGCTGAGTTCGTCGACCGTCTGGCGGACGGCGGCGACCGCGGCGAGCGCGGCCTTCGCGTGCGGCAGGACGGAGGTGCCGACCGGGGTGAGCCGGACCGTACGGCTGGAGCGGTCGAGCAGGTCGTGGCCCAGCTCCCGTTCCAGTTTGCGCACTTGGGCGCTGACCCCCGGCTGGGCGACGTGCAGGGCGTCGGCCGCCTTGGTGAAGCTCGCCAGCTCGGCGACGGTGACGAAATACTCCAGCTGACGCAGCTCCATAACCGCTGATTATAGTTCGCAGAAAATGTAGATGTTGGACTTCTACATACGGACGGGCGCAGAGTGGACTCACCCGAAAAAGGGAACCCCAGAGCCGGAACGCCGACCGAGCGGCTACGCGTCGAGAGGACCGTCCGATGGCCCAACACCCCACCCAGCCGCGCGCGTTCACGTCTCCGACCACACGGGCGGTGGTCGAGGCGTTCTTCGCCCGGCAGCGCGCCGGGGACCACACGGGCCTGCTGGACCTCTTCGCGGACCGGGTCGACTTCTTCGCACCGGGCGCCGCGAACGCGGGGGCGCTCGGCCCCGGCTCCACCCGTTCGGACATCTCCCTCTTCTTCTCGACGCTCGGCAAGGTCCTCGTGCCCGACCGGGACTTCCTGGTCCTGGGCCAGGACGCGGTCGTCACCGGGTTCGCCCGCTGCGACACGAGCCTGAATCCGATCGCGATGCACTTCACGGTGGTCGGGGCGAAGATCGGCCGCTGCCATCTGACGGAGGTCAGCACGAGGCTCTGAGCCTCTGGGCTCTGATGGGCTCTGACTCTCCGACCTCTGGGCTCATGGCCCTGGCCGACACGGCGCTCCGGCCGCCCAGACGTCGCCCGCGCCCTCCCGACCAGCCGTCAGTTTTCTCTCCCCGACCGCTCCGACGAGGACGGCTCCCCGGGGACGTAAAGGAGTACTTCAGTGAATGCCACGACCACGGCGAGCGGCGGTCGCGACAGCCGCACCGCCACCATCGTCATGGCCTGCGTGGGTGTGTTCGTCGCCTACCTGCCGGTCACCACGGTCTCGGTGAGCCTGCCGACGATCCAGCGCAGCCTCGGCGCCTCGACCGCCGACCTGTCCTGGGTCACCGATGCCTTCGTGCTGCCGATGGCGGCGCTGATCCTCACCGCCGGAGTCGTCGGTGACGTACACGGCCGCCGCAAGGTCTTCCAGGCCGGACTCGCCTTCTGCGCGATAGGCGCGGCGATAGCCCTGAGCGCCGACGGCCTCGACAGCGTCGAAGTCCTGTGGACCGGGCAGGCGTTCGCGGGGATCGGGGCCGCCGCCCTGCTGCCCGCCACCCTCGGACTGATCAGCCACGCGGTGCCGAACCCGCGCGAGCGCTCCAAGTACGTCAGCCTGTGGACCGCTTCCCTGATGGGCGCGCTGGCCGTCGGCCCGATGATCTCCGGCCTGATCCTGGAGAACGCCGCCTGGCGCTGGATCTTCCTGGCGCCCATCCCGGCGTCGCTGCTGGCCATGGCGGCGGCGTCCCGGTACGTGGCGGACTCGCGCGCCGCCGGGTCCCGCAGGCTCGACTGGCCGGGCCAGATCACGGCCGCGGTCGCGATCACGGCGCTGGTGTACGCGGTGATCGAGGGTGGCGGTGGCTCGTTCACCGAGACCCGCGTACTGGTGGCACTGGCGTTGTCGGCGATATCCCTGGCGGCCTTCATCATCACGGAGCTGCGCAGCGAGAGCCCCATGCTGGACCTGAAGCTGTTCCGCTCCCCCGCGTTCAGCGCCACGGCCCTGGTCGCGATGATCAGCTTCCTCGGCCTGATCGGCTTCATCTTCGTCCTCAGCCTGTACCTGGGCCAGGTGCAGCAGCTGGGCACGCTGGACGCGGGCTACCGGATGCTGATGTTCACCTTCACCGCGATGGTGGCGGGACCGATCTTCGGCCAGATCATGCACCGGGTGTCGGCGC
Protein-coding sequences here:
- a CDS encoding MFS transporter, coding for MNATTTASGGRDSRTATIVMACVGVFVAYLPVTTVSVSLPTIQRSLGASTADLSWVTDAFVLPMAALILTAGVVGDVHGRRKVFQAGLAFCAIGAAIALSADGLDSVEVLWTGQAFAGIGAAALLPATLGLISHAVPNPRERSKYVSLWTASLMGALAVGPMISGLILENAAWRWIFLAPIPASLLAMAAASRYVADSRAAGSRRLDWPGQITAAVAITALVYAVIEGGGGSFTETRVLVALALSAISLAAFIITELRSESPMLDLKLFRSPAFSATALVAMISFLGLIGFIFVLSLYLGQVQQLGTLDAGYRMLMFTFTAMVAGPIFGQIMHRVSARILITTGLLLATGSLLSLTSIDADTSFGALAWRLIILGVGFGAVFAPMTATAINSVPHQLAGMAAAGSNAFRQVGAALGPALMSALLTTKVSDALPGHLSDAHLSADAQHQVTGAVDSGGFGAVHAIDLGADTPRMLHAFSQAFLDGIHLCLTISAAVMLLAAVVSAVLLRRPRPSAPAPTATPHPRREEPALNR